One genomic region from Brachyhypopomus gauderio isolate BG-103 unplaced genomic scaffold, BGAUD_0.2 sc117, whole genome shotgun sequence encodes:
- the LOC143497944 gene encoding E3 ubiquitin-protein ligase TRIM39-like, whose protein sequence is MAATNPLSEEEFSCPVCCDIFRDPVLLSCSHSVCKTCLQQFWETKGSRECPICRRRSSKSNPPLNRALKNLCESFLASRSQRFSAGSEVLCSLHNEKLKVFCLEDQQPVCVVCQISKAHKTHDCCPVDEAVCDFKNKLKTSLESLQQHLKVLEKDKQVCDKTAAHIKYQAQHTERQIKEEFEKIHQFLRDEEAARIAALKEEEEQKSHMMRRKIEEMSGEIASLSDQIRNTEKEMEAENIPFLLNVSSTLKQVHHTPKQHEKVSGALINVAKHLSNLKFRVWERMQKILQYYPVTLDPNTAHPKLHLSDDLTTVELRPQKSLLPDNTERFDACVCVLGSEGFNSGTHFWDVDVGDSDDWVLGVIRESECRKGGKVWESMWSLGYYKNTGKYWTRCPGQKHHYFTPREKVQRVRVQLDWDRGKVTFTDLLTSSHLHTLTHTFTDTVFPLFYNYSSFPMRILPAKISVTVEQQS, encoded by the exons atggctgctacaaaccctctgtcagaagaagagttttcatgtcctgtgtgctgtgacatcttcagggatcctgttctactgtcatgtagccacagtgtgtgtaaaacctgtctgcagcagttctgggaaaccaAGGGATCTCGAGAATGTCCAATTTGTAGAAGAAGATCTTCTAAATCCAACCCTCCTCTTAATCGTGCACTAAAGAACCTGTGTGAGTCTTTTCTAGCGAGCAGGAGTCAGAGATTTTCTGCTGGGTCTGAggttctctgcagtctgcacaatgagaaactcaaagtcttctgtctggaggaccaacagcctgtgtgtgtggtgtgtcagatttcaaaggcacataaaactcacgactgctgtccagtagatgaagctgtgtgtgactttaag aacaaactcaagacctcactggagtctctacagcagcatctgaaggtCTTAGAGAAAGATAAACAAGTCTGTGataaaacagcagcacacattaag tatcaggcccagcacacagagaggcagataaaggaggagtttgagaagatccaccagtttctaagagatgaagaagcagcaagaatagctgcactgaaggaggaagaggagcagaagagtcacatgatgaggaggaagattgaggagatgagtggagaaatagcatctctttcagatcaaattagaaacacagagaaggagatggaagctgagaacatcccgttcttacta AACGTGTCGTCCACATTGAAACA agttcatcacaccccaaaacaacatgagaaggtgtcaggagctctgatcaatgtagcaaaacatctttccaacctgaagttcagagtctgggagagaatgcagaagattctccagtact accctgttactctggaccccaacactgcacatccaaaactccacctgtctgatgatctcactactgtagaactcagaccacagaaatcactgcttcctgataatacagagagatttgatgcgtgtgtgtgtgtcctgggctctgagggctttaactcagggacacacttctgggatgttgatgttggagacagtgatgactgggtactgggtgtaattagagaGTCTGAATGTAGAAAGGGAGGGAAGGTCTGGGAGTCAATGTGGAGTCTGGGCTACTATAAAAACACTGGTAAATACTGGACACGCTGCCCAGGACAGAAACATCACTACTTCACACCTAGAGAGAaagtgcagagggtcagagttcagctggactgggacagggggaaagtgacattcactgatcttctaaccagttcacacctTCACACtttaacacacacttttactgacacTGTTTTCCCATTATTCTATAATTACAGTTCATTTCCTATGAGGATCTTACCAGCAAAGATATCAGTAACAGTGGAACAGCAAAGTTAA